Proteins encoded together in one Neobacillus sp. FSL H8-0543 window:
- a CDS encoding hydrogenase maturation nickel metallochaperone HypA, translating into MHEMALMGDILQLVHEDACLRGIERIEKIELTVGEISNAMPDALGMAFDIFRDQNLHIFTDDAQLIIHVEEAKAKCVICDMEYRPELKIALCPNCQIPSGKVLAGETFQVFSYEGSNRK; encoded by the coding sequence ATGCATGAGATGGCATTAATGGGGGATATCCTTCAGCTGGTTCATGAGGATGCCTGTTTAAGAGGGATTGAAAGAATTGAAAAAATTGAATTAACCGTTGGTGAAATTTCCAATGCGATGCCGGATGCCTTAGGAATGGCGTTTGATATTTTTCGTGATCAAAATTTGCATATATTTACAGATGATGCGCAACTAATTATTCATGTTGAAGAAGCAAAGGCAAAATGTGTAATATGTGACATGGAGTATCGTCCAGAATTGAAAATTGCCCTCTGTCCAAACTGTCAGATTCCATCAGGTAAGGTGCTGGCAGGAGAAACATTTCAGGTTTTTTCATACGAAGGGAGTAATCGTAAATGA
- a CDS encoding HyaD/HybD family hydrogenase maturation endopeptidase: MTKITILGIGNTLFSDEGVGIHLLPLLEDALVDYEDIEIIEGLTDGMKLLGPVEDAEKLIIIDAINAGKEPGTIITLVGDEIPAYFGIKMSIHQLGFQEVLMAAKLRERYPKEIVMFGMQPTSLQLGVELTETNQKKLGELRDVVINQVNLWRDVYETA, encoded by the coding sequence ATGACTAAGATTACTATTCTTGGGATCGGCAACACCCTCTTCTCAGATGAGGGTGTTGGCATCCACCTTTTGCCGTTACTAGAAGATGCTTTAGTAGACTATGAAGATATTGAAATTATTGAAGGCTTGACCGATGGAATGAAATTGCTAGGACCGGTAGAGGATGCTGAAAAACTGATTATTATTGATGCAATTAATGCCGGCAAGGAACCTGGCACCATCATTACCTTAGTAGGTGATGAAATTCCAGCTTATTTTGGCATAAAGATGTCGATTCACCAGCTTGGTTTCCAAGAAGTATTGATGGCCGCCAAACTAAGGGAGCGCTACCCAAAGGAAATAGTCATGTTTGGAATGCAGCCAACCTCGCTACAATTAGGTGTGGAGCTGACCGAAACTAACCAAAAAAAGCTTGGAGAACTCAGAGACGTCGTCATCAATCAGGTGAATCTATGGAGAGATGTTTATGAAACGGCTTGA
- a CDS encoding twin-arginine translocase TatA/TatE family subunit yields MFSNIGIPGLILILTLALIIFGPKKLPEIGRAMGQTLKEFKKSTRELTDDVMVDIEEEKNKLTK; encoded by the coding sequence ATGTTTTCAAATATTGGAATACCCGGATTAATTTTAATCTTAACATTAGCCCTAATTATTTTTGGACCGAAGAAATTACCTGAAATTGGTCGTGCGATGGGACAAACGTTAAAGGAATTTAAAAAATCAACACGTGAATTGACTGACGATGTAATGGTTGACATTGAGGAAGAAAAGAATAAATTGACTAAATAG
- a CDS encoding nickel-dependent hydrogenase large subunit yields the protein MSERIVVDPITRIEGHLRVEVDVDEGGVIKDAFSSGTSVRGLELIVRDRDPRDVWAYVQRICGVCTTTHALASIRSVEDALKIKIPRNAHLIRDIMNEAQFVHDHVVHFYHLHALDWVDVVSATNANPAETSRIAQSISSWPKSSPGYFTDVQNKIKKLIASGQLGIFANGYWGHKAYKLPPEVNLLAVAHYLEALDWQKEIVKIHTIFGGKNPHPHYVVGGMATPLDIDSDNGIHAERLMHVSQIIDEAQQFVNQVYIPDLLAIGSYYKEWTFGGGINNYLCYGDFSTGDIYDTKLYRMPRGIVLNGNLNEVLDVDLKDPKHIQEFIDHSWYTYDGNRKGKGKHPFEGETTFDYTGPKAPFKTLDTNKEYSWLKAPRWKGHPMETGPLARMIVGYASGKEEIVGIVDDTLQKLDLPITALQSALGRTVARGLESVLISGWLRNDMDALLKNIKGGNQVTFDRSKWDPKSWPERSKGVGWIEAPRGALGHWIDIKDGKTDNYQAVVPSTWNASPRDAENQIGAYEAALIGTKMLDKEQPLEIMRIIHSFDPCLACAVHLTDLETNKSTEIRLG from the coding sequence ATGAGTGAGCGTATAGTAGTAGATCCAATTACAAGAATTGAGGGCCATCTTCGAGTAGAGGTGGATGTTGATGAAGGCGGAGTGATTAAAGATGCATTTAGCTCAGGAACATCGGTACGTGGTTTGGAACTAATTGTAAGAGACCGTGATCCGCGTGATGTTTGGGCATATGTACAAAGGATATGCGGGGTTTGTACCACCACGCATGCACTAGCATCAATTCGTTCGGTTGAGGATGCCTTAAAAATAAAGATCCCTAGAAATGCACATTTAATTCGTGACATCATGAACGAGGCGCAATTTGTCCATGACCATGTTGTCCATTTTTATCACTTGCACGCATTAGACTGGGTAGATGTTGTCAGTGCGACAAATGCAAATCCAGCGGAAACTTCGAGAATTGCCCAATCCATTTCAAGCTGGCCAAAGTCTTCACCAGGCTATTTTACAGATGTGCAAAATAAAATTAAGAAGCTAATTGCAAGTGGTCAATTGGGGATTTTCGCTAATGGGTATTGGGGACATAAAGCCTATAAGCTTCCGCCAGAAGTGAATTTGCTTGCGGTTGCCCACTATCTGGAAGCATTAGATTGGCAAAAGGAGATCGTCAAAATTCATACGATATTTGGTGGGAAAAATCCACATCCGCATTACGTAGTAGGTGGTATGGCTACACCTCTTGATATCGATAGTGATAACGGCATCCATGCTGAAAGATTGATGCACGTATCACAAATCATTGATGAGGCTCAGCAGTTTGTTAACCAAGTATATATTCCAGATTTGTTAGCGATTGGTTCCTATTACAAGGAGTGGACGTTTGGTGGCGGTATAAACAATTACCTATGCTATGGGGACTTCTCTACTGGAGATATTTACGACACAAAGTTATACCGGATGCCAAGAGGAATTGTTCTTAATGGTAACCTAAACGAAGTTTTAGATGTTGATTTGAAAGATCCAAAGCATATACAGGAATTTATTGATCACTCCTGGTACACATATGATGGAAATAGAAAAGGAAAAGGGAAGCACCCGTTTGAAGGGGAAACAACCTTTGATTACACTGGGCCTAAAGCTCCTTTTAAAACATTAGATACAAACAAAGAGTATAGCTGGCTAAAAGCGCCACGCTGGAAAGGGCATCCAATGGAAACCGGTCCATTAGCGAGGATGATTGTCGGTTATGCCTCTGGAAAAGAAGAGATCGTTGGTATAGTAGACGATACATTACAGAAACTTGATTTGCCTATTACGGCGTTACAATCAGCACTAGGTCGGACGGTTGCTCGCGGACTTGAAAGCGTTTTAATATCGGGCTGGCTCCGAAATGACATGGATGCCCTCTTGAAAAATATAAAGGGTGGAAACCAAGTTACCTTCGATCGTTCGAAATGGGATCCAAAGTCTTGGCCAGAGCGCTCAAAAGGTGTGGGCTGGATTGAAGCGCCACGTGGAGCACTTGGACATTGGATTGATATTAAAGACGGAAAAACTGACAATTATCAAGCGGTGGTACCCAGTACTTGGAATGCTTCGCCACGCGATGCGGAAAATCAGATTGGTGCCTATGAAGCAGCACTAATCGGTACAAAAATGTTAGATAAAGAACAGCCGTTAGAAATTATGCGGATCATTCACTCATTTGATCCATGTCTTGCATGTGCCGTGCACTTAACAGATCTGGAAACGAACAAAAGTACTGAAATTCGTTTAGGTTAG
- a CDS encoding thymidylate synthase, whose translation MKQYLELCKHVLENGTNKGDRTGTGTISTFGYQTRFNLAEGFPLLTTKKLHLKSIIYELLWFLKGDTNVRYLQENGVRIWNEWADENGELGPVYGHQWRSWTGADGKTVDQISELIDQIKTNPNSRRLIVNAWNVAEIDDMALAPCHCLFQFYVVDGKLSCQLYQRSADLFLGVPFNIASYALLTMMIAQVCNLEPGEFVHTFGDVHIYQNHFEQVELQMSREPRSLPKMQINPNVKDIFSFDYDDFTLEGYDPHPHIKGVVSV comes from the coding sequence GTGAAGCAGTATTTAGAGCTATGTAAGCATGTATTGGAAAATGGAACAAATAAAGGTGACAGGACAGGAACGGGGACAATTAGCACCTTTGGCTACCAAACAAGATTTAATCTAGCAGAAGGCTTTCCGCTGTTAACGACAAAAAAACTCCATTTAAAATCAATCATTTATGAATTGCTTTGGTTTTTAAAAGGTGATACGAATGTCCGTTATTTACAAGAAAACGGCGTTCGTATTTGGAATGAGTGGGCCGATGAAAATGGTGAGTTAGGGCCAGTATATGGACACCAGTGGCGCTCTTGGACCGGGGCAGATGGTAAGACTGTTGACCAAATCAGTGAACTCATTGATCAAATCAAAACGAATCCGAACTCGAGAAGATTGATTGTGAATGCCTGGAATGTTGCCGAAATCGATGACATGGCACTGGCTCCTTGCCATTGTCTATTTCAGTTTTATGTAGTCGATGGTAAATTGTCTTGTCAACTATACCAGCGTTCAGCAGACCTATTCCTTGGCGTACCATTTAATATTGCCTCTTATGCATTACTAACAATGATGATAGCTCAAGTATGTAATTTAGAGCCTGGTGAATTTGTCCACACCTTTGGCGATGTCCATATTTATCAAAATCATTTTGAACAAGTAGAGTTGCAAATGAGCCGAGAACCTCGAAGCTTACCAAAAATGCAAATTAACCCGAACGTTAAAGACATCTTCTCGTTTGATTATGATGATTTCACCTTAGAGGGCTATGACCCTCATCCGCATATTAAAGGAGTGGTCAGCGTATGA
- the cybH gene encoding Ni/Fe-hydrogenase, b-type cytochrome subunit, with translation MAAPKLPNHGPNPPDFKIEPNCENTLRPERSIVYKPVKNEVRAYVWELPVRIWHWVNMLAIIALTITGIYIGKPMTAAIIPEEAYYSNLMGWMRYIHFFFAFIFVINHMYRLYWTFVGNKFATSNPFRWIFVKEVFEAVKFYLFLPNKKPHYVGHNPLAQLSYWIFIGLCSWIVMLTGFYMYFEPQQESFWGKLFSWVPFIFGGDSFTVRSWHHLGMWGFLLFTVIHIYLAFRDDYLDRNGCISSMFTGYKTTTNKSVGEKNND, from the coding sequence ATGGCTGCACCAAAATTACCGAATCACGGGCCGAATCCACCTGACTTCAAAATTGAACCCAACTGTGAGAATACACTTCGCCCTGAACGGTCAATCGTTTATAAGCCTGTAAAAAATGAAGTGAGAGCCTATGTATGGGAACTGCCAGTAAGGATCTGGCATTGGGTCAATATGCTCGCGATCATTGCCTTAACGATAACAGGAATTTATATTGGGAAACCGATGACCGCTGCGATTATCCCTGAGGAAGCCTATTATTCAAATTTAATGGGCTGGATGAGATATATTCATTTCTTTTTCGCTTTTATCTTTGTAATCAATCACATGTACCGCTTGTATTGGACATTTGTTGGAAACAAGTTTGCAACCTCAAACCCGTTTAGATGGATTTTCGTGAAAGAAGTATTTGAAGCGGTTAAGTTCTACTTATTCTTGCCAAATAAGAAACCGCATTATGTAGGCCACAATCCATTGGCGCAGCTGAGCTACTGGATATTTATCGGATTGTGTTCATGGATCGTCATGTTAACAGGTTTCTACATGTACTTTGAGCCACAGCAAGAATCCTTCTGGGGAAAACTGTTTAGTTGGGTGCCATTTATTTTTGGCGGTGACAGCTTCACTGTCCGTTCATGGCATCATCTGGGTATGTGGGGCTTCTTGTTATTTACGGTCATTCACATTTATCTTGCTTTCCGTGATGACTATCTTGATCGAAACGGCTGTATTTCTTCCATGTTCACTGGCTATAAAACAACAACAAATAAGTCAGTTGGTGAAAAAAATAATGACTAA
- the hypB gene encoding hydrogenase nickel incorporation protein HypB — protein sequence MKVALRTDVLTNNNKAADFNRGLFIDTKTLVINLMSSPGAGKTTLLEETVRALAGKYRIAVIEGDLATERDADRIRAMGAKAVQINTHGGCHLDARMIAAALSEFDLDQFDIIFIENVGNLVCPSGYDLGQHHKVAVLSVPEGNDKIPKYPQMFMRTELVLLNKIDLLPYLDFNVDEARKDLSEINPVSTLLPMSARTREGLHEWFSWIEGAYLKCLRQ from the coding sequence ATGAAAGTAGCGTTAAGAACAGATGTATTGACGAACAACAATAAGGCAGCAGACTTCAATCGGGGGCTTTTTATCGACACTAAAACCTTAGTGATTAATTTGATGAGTTCGCCTGGTGCTGGAAAAACGACACTTCTTGAGGAGACCGTTCGTGCTTTAGCCGGAAAATATCGAATTGCTGTTATCGAGGGTGACTTAGCAACAGAAAGAGATGCCGACCGGATTCGGGCGATGGGGGCAAAAGCCGTGCAAATCAATACACACGGAGGCTGTCATCTTGATGCAAGAATGATTGCGGCAGCACTCAGTGAATTTGACCTTGACCAATTTGATATTATATTTATTGAAAATGTCGGTAATCTTGTCTGCCCATCAGGTTACGACCTTGGACAGCATCATAAAGTGGCGGTATTAAGTGTCCCAGAAGGAAACGATAAAATCCCGAAATATCCGCAAATGTTTATGCGTACAGAGTTAGTGCTGTTAAATAAAATTGATTTACTTCCATACTTGGATTTTAATGTCGATGAAGCGCGGAAGGATCTTTCAGAAATCAATCCGGTATCAACTTTGTTGCCTATGTCTGCAAGAACGAGGGAAGGGCTTCACGAATGGTTTTCTTGGATTGAAGGGGCTTACTTAAAATGCTTACGGCAGTAA
- a CDS encoding TerD family protein, whose translation MGINLSKGQRIDLTKTNPGLTKAVIGLGWDTNHYHGGHDFDLDASAFLTDVNGKVTQDLDFIFYNNLVHTSGGVEHTGDNRTGEGDGDDEQIKIDFSKVPAHVHRIAITVTIHDADARHQNFGQVSNAFARLFDEETGREILRFDLGEDFSVETAVVICELYRHNGEWKFNAVGSGFSGGLAALCRNFGLVV comes from the coding sequence GTGGGTATCAATTTATCAAAGGGACAACGTATTGACCTAACGAAGACGAATCCAGGATTAACCAAGGCCGTAATCGGACTTGGCTGGGATACAAACCATTATCATGGTGGTCATGACTTCGACTTGGACGCATCTGCATTTCTGACGGATGTCAACGGTAAGGTAACACAAGATTTAGACTTCATTTTCTACAATAACTTGGTCCACACTTCAGGTGGAGTGGAGCATACAGGCGATAATCGTACCGGTGAAGGTGACGGAGACGACGAGCAAATTAAGATCGACTTTAGCAAGGTCCCGGCGCATGTACATCGGATTGCGATTACGGTAACGATTCATGATGCCGATGCAAGGCACCAGAATTTCGGACAAGTTTCAAACGCCTTTGCACGTTTATTTGACGAAGAAACGGGTCGTGAAATTCTTAGATTTGACCTCGGTGAGGACTTTTCAGTTGAAACCGCCGTCGTCATTTGTGAACTCTACCGCCATAACGGCGAGTGGAAGTTTAACGCTGTTGGTAGCGGCTTCTCAGGTGGACTAGCCGCACTATGCCGTAACTTTGGATTAGTTGTCTAG
- a CDS encoding toxic anion resistance protein, with protein MNLSPNQPADLLAKTSEDKLDETKASNIKLALRKEPEVLKLAQSIDERDQLKILEFGKEPAVQISRFSDQILANMRTTNVEDSGELLKQLGRIMDKFDAKDFKKADSGFFAKLFKKGEKVVEKLFGKYQTMGSEIDKVYVEISKYQHEMADSTTMLEQMYEQNYQYYLTLEKYVVAGEVKVEDLKNNQLPQLEARAASGDQLASMQLDTLRNAVELLEQRVYDLEMAKMVSLQTAPQIRLLQRGNTKLIGKINSAFVTTIPIFKNGLIQAMAVKRQKLVADSMSELDRRTNEMLLKNAQNISTQSTDIARLAGGPSIKIETIEESWNIIIKGMQETRAIEDENKRLRVEGTKRLEQLQDNFKKLKQ; from the coding sequence GTGAATCTATCACCAAACCAACCTGCCGACTTATTGGCAAAAACTTCTGAAGATAAACTTGATGAAACAAAGGCTTCAAACATCAAACTAGCCCTTCGTAAGGAGCCTGAAGTTCTTAAATTGGCCCAGTCCATTGATGAACGGGATCAATTAAAAATCTTGGAGTTTGGTAAAGAACCGGCTGTTCAAATTTCCAGATTTTCCGATCAGATCTTAGCGAATATGCGAACAACCAATGTAGAAGATTCTGGTGAACTTCTTAAACAATTGGGCCGAATCATGGATAAGTTTGATGCCAAGGATTTCAAAAAGGCCGATAGCGGATTTTTTGCTAAGCTCTTTAAAAAGGGCGAAAAAGTGGTGGAAAAACTATTTGGCAAATACCAGACAATGGGCTCTGAAATTGATAAAGTATATGTAGAAATTTCTAAGTATCAGCATGAGATGGCTGACTCAACAACTATGCTCGAGCAAATGTATGAGCAAAACTACCAATACTATTTAACCCTGGAAAAATATGTTGTCGCTGGTGAAGTAAAGGTTGAGGATTTAAAAAACAACCAGCTGCCGCAGCTAGAAGCGCGTGCAGCTTCTGGGGACCAGCTTGCGTCTATGCAATTGGATACACTTAGAAATGCTGTTGAACTTTTGGAGCAGCGAGTGTACGACCTAGAAATGGCGAAAATGGTTTCCTTGCAAACAGCACCGCAAATTCGCTTATTACAACGAGGCAATACGAAGTTAATTGGAAAAATAAATTCTGCCTTCGTAACCACGATTCCAATTTTTAAAAATGGTCTAATCCAGGCAATGGCAGTGAAAAGACAAAAGCTTGTTGCTGACTCAATGAGTGAGCTTGATCGCCGGACAAATGAAATGCTGTTAAAAAATGCGCAAAACATTTCGACGCAAAGTACGGATATCGCTAGGCTTGCTGGCGGTCCAAGTATTAAAATTGAAACAATCGAAGAATCCTGGAACATTATCATCAAAGGTATGCAGGAAACCAGAGCCATTGAAGATGAAAATAAGCGCCTACGTGTGGAAGGTACCAAACGTCTTGAGCAATTACAGGATAACTTTAAAAAATTGAAACAATAA
- a CDS encoding dihydrofolate reductase, whose amino-acid sequence MISFIVAMDENRVIGKDNQLPWHLPEDLKFFKRVTMGHPIAMGRKTHESIGRILPGRENIIITRQSNYQSEGCTVFNSIGDFVEYSRKTNEETFIIGGAEIFKETFEYADRLYITHIQDRFEGDTFFPEFDVGKWQLISSEQGIKNEKNPYEFEFMIYDRRAK is encoded by the coding sequence ATGATTTCTTTTATTGTTGCAATGGATGAAAATAGAGTTATTGGCAAAGACAATCAATTGCCGTGGCACTTACCAGAGGATTTGAAATTTTTCAAAAGAGTGACGATGGGACATCCGATTGCGATGGGAAGAAAAACGCATGAATCAATCGGACGGATACTACCAGGCAGAGAAAATATAATTATTACAAGGCAGTCCAACTATCAAAGTGAAGGCTGTACCGTTTTCAATTCTATCGGAGATTTTGTGGAATACTCTCGGAAAACGAACGAGGAGACTTTCATCATCGGCGGTGCAGAAATATTCAAGGAAACCTTCGAATATGCCGATCGTCTTTACATCACACATATCCAAGACAGGTTTGAGGGGGATACGTTCTTTCCTGAATTTGATGTGGGAAAGTGGCAACTTATTTCGTCGGAGCAAGGAATAAAAAACGAAAAAAATCCTTATGAATTTGAATTTATGATTTATGATCGAAGAGCTAAATAA
- a CDS encoding toxin, whose amino-acid sequence MRKWVVATMITVAFLAVITTSQASFDGIKLADYPKDSVLYQSINNETSLQHLNQIIVLPENLFNQKEAAAIINRIGSLPDFILKNINNHGIILKLFTGKLTDNPTASKLAGQTPRGYHSKTTWDDVPGIGGTKVVLVKIGHSEQGKGHGSINLELHEMAHSIDRYLYENISKSKEFQMIWEEERGLIFPGNIYLIMYPEEYLAETFAMYYLNESSQNLLESKAPRTYHFIKNLQ is encoded by the coding sequence ATGAGAAAATGGGTCGTAGCAACTATGATAACTGTAGCGTTTTTGGCGGTTATTACGACTTCACAGGCATCCTTTGACGGCATTAAACTGGCAGATTACCCGAAAGACTCTGTGCTCTATCAATCAATCAATAATGAAACCTCCTTACAACACTTAAACCAAATTATTGTGTTACCTGAAAATCTGTTTAATCAAAAAGAAGCAGCTGCAATTATTAATAGAATTGGGTCTTTACCAGACTTCATTTTAAAAAATATAAATAACCACGGCATTATCCTTAAGCTTTTCACTGGAAAACTAACCGATAACCCGACTGCGAGCAAGTTAGCAGGGCAAACCCCTCGAGGCTACCACTCTAAGACAACCTGGGATGACGTGCCAGGCATCGGCGGTACGAAGGTAGTACTTGTAAAAATAGGACATAGTGAACAAGGAAAAGGACATGGATCAATTAATCTGGAGCTGCATGAAATGGCGCATTCAATTGATCGCTACTTGTATGAGAATATTAGCAAAAGCAAGGAATTTCAGATGATTTGGGAAGAGGAAAGAGGGCTGATATTCCCAGGTAATATCTACTTAATAATGTATCCGGAAGAATATCTTGCTGAAACCTTTGCGATGTACTATCTGAACGAAAGTTCACAGAATCTCCTTGAATCAAAGGCACCACGTACTTATCATTTTATTAAAAACCTTCAATAA
- a CDS encoding hydrogenase small subunit, which produces MRRQKTVYETAIDQGFSRRQFLKMCTALAATLGLDYSQSDKVVKAMEIKTRVPVVWLQFQDCTGCSESFIRSSQPKTESVLLEMISLEYSEVLSAASGHQAEAAMKQVLKDYHGEYILAVEGSIPENDAFSTAGGQSAKATFLEMAEGAQAIIAYGSCAAWGGIAAAHPNPTGAKPVTSFVKDIPTILVPGCPPIAEVMTGVIAHIITFGKLPELDQFGRPKAFYRHRIHDKCNRRAYFDAGLFVESFDDEGAKQGYCLYKVGCKGPTTYNSCAEMRWNGGVSYPIQSGNPCIGCSEQGFWDNGPFFTRRAKIPGTQTTINPDAVGLAVIGATTAGIAVHATGTVIKKKLDDKRGEEHE; this is translated from the coding sequence ATGAGAAGACAGAAGACCGTTTATGAAACCGCGATCGATCAAGGATTTAGTCGGCGTCAATTCCTCAAGATGTGCACAGCCTTAGCTGCGACACTCGGGCTGGATTATTCCCAGTCAGACAAGGTCGTAAAAGCGATGGAAATCAAGACAAGGGTACCGGTAGTCTGGCTGCAATTCCAGGATTGCACTGGTTGTTCCGAATCATTTATTCGGTCATCACAGCCAAAAACTGAAAGCGTTTTACTCGAGATGATTTCACTCGAGTACTCCGAAGTATTATCCGCAGCATCAGGCCACCAAGCAGAAGCAGCAATGAAACAGGTTTTAAAGGATTATCATGGCGAATATATTTTGGCGGTGGAAGGAAGCATTCCTGAAAACGATGCCTTCTCAACCGCAGGAGGACAATCGGCAAAAGCGACATTCCTGGAAATGGCAGAGGGTGCACAGGCAATTATTGCCTATGGCTCATGTGCCGCATGGGGAGGAATTGCCGCAGCCCATCCAAACCCAACTGGGGCGAAACCAGTCACAAGCTTTGTTAAAGATATTCCAACCATTTTAGTACCTGGCTGTCCACCTATAGCAGAAGTAATGACAGGGGTCATTGCTCATATCATCACCTTTGGGAAATTACCAGAATTAGACCAGTTTGGTCGTCCAAAAGCTTTCTATCGTCACCGTATTCATGACAAGTGTAACCGCCGTGCATATTTTGACGCAGGGTTATTTGTTGAATCGTTTGATGATGAAGGGGCGAAACAGGGATATTGCTTATACAAAGTTGGCTGTAAGGGACCAACAACCTACAACTCCTGTGCAGAAATGCGTTGGAATGGTGGGGTGAGCTATCCAATTCAATCAGGAAATCCATGTATTGGCTGTTCAGAGCAGGGATTTTGGGATAACGGGCCATTCTTTACAAGGAGAGCAAAGATACCTGGAACACAAACAACAATTAATCCAGATGCCGTAGGCTTGGCCGTGATTGGAGCAACGACTGCTGGAATTGCCGTCCACGCAACAGGTACTGTAATTAAGAAAAAGTTAGATGACAAACGAGGTGAAGAACATGAGTGA
- the tatC gene encoding twin-arginine translocase subunit TatC produces MEDKELQLVDHLDELRKRIIISAISFVIFFIVGFMYVGDIYHWFVRDLDVKLIVLGPSDIIWVYFMIASVIAIAGTIPVLAIQLWAFVKPALRPFERKITLSYIPALFILFIVGLAFGYFVIFPMVLEFLVKMGADMFVTNFTADRYFRFIMNMTLPFGVLFELPAVVMFLTSLGIINPFVLARIRKYAYFVLILIAIVITPPDFMSDFVVTLPLLLLYEISINLSKIVYKRRLKKEQQEEELYAD; encoded by the coding sequence ATGGAAGATAAAGAATTACAATTAGTCGATCATTTAGATGAATTACGTAAACGAATCATAATCTCAGCAATTTCCTTTGTTATCTTTTTTATCGTCGGATTTATGTACGTTGGAGATATTTATCATTGGTTTGTACGTGATCTTGATGTAAAATTGATCGTTCTCGGACCAAGTGATATCATTTGGGTTTATTTTATGATAGCGAGTGTTATTGCGATTGCAGGTACGATTCCGGTATTAGCGATTCAATTATGGGCATTTGTTAAGCCGGCACTAAGACCATTTGAGAGAAAAATTACATTATCATATATTCCAGCATTGTTTATTCTATTTATAGTAGGTCTTGCTTTTGGTTACTTCGTAATATTCCCAATGGTGCTAGAGTTCTTAGTGAAAATGGGAGCAGATATGTTTGTAACGAACTTTACAGCAGATCGGTATTTCCGTTTTATCATGAACATGACACTACCGTTCGGTGTATTATTCGAACTACCAGCAGTAGTTATGTTCTTAACCTCTTTAGGAATTATTAATCCTTTTGTATTAGCAAGAATTCGTAAATATGCATACTTCGTTTTAATTCTAATTGCCATTGTTATTACCCCCCCTGACTTTATGTCGGATTTTGTTGTAACACTGCCATTGTTGCTTCTTTATGAAATTAGCATTAATCTGTCGAAGATTGTTTATAAAAGGCGATTGAAAAAGGAACAGCAAGAAGAAGAACTGTACGCCGATTAA
- a CDS encoding TerD family protein — MAINLQKGQRVDLTKGNPGLSKILVGLGWDPVQSGKGGGGGLFGGLFGGGGASGANVDCDASVIMLGANDKVQNNKDVVYFGNLKSPDGSVQHSGDNLTGDGDGDDEQVVVDLSRVPSNVQKLVFVVNIYDCVKRKQHFGMIQNAFIRIVNPSNNNELIRYNLSDNYSGLTCLVAGEIYRHGNEWKFAAIGSGTNAASLSEVVRSYS, encoded by the coding sequence ATGGCTATTAACTTACAAAAAGGTCAAAGAGTCGATTTAACAAAAGGAAATCCAGGTCTTTCTAAAATATTAGTAGGTTTAGGTTGGGATCCCGTTCAATCTGGTAAAGGTGGCGGCGGTGGCCTCTTCGGCGGTCTGTTTGGCGGTGGTGGCGCAAGTGGCGCTAATGTTGACTGTGATGCTTCGGTTATTATGCTTGGTGCAAATGATAAGGTTCAAAACAATAAAGATGTCGTTTACTTTGGAAATTTAAAAAGTCCTGACGGCAGTGTTCAGCATTCAGGTGATAACTTAACAGGTGACGGTGATGGAGACGACGAACAAGTTGTTGTTGACCTGAGCAGAGTTCCGTCGAATGTGCAAAAGCTCGTCTTTGTCGTAAATATTTATGACTGTGTAAAAAGAAAGCAGCATTTCGGTATGATTCAAAATGCATTTATCAGAATCGTCAATCCTTCAAATAACAATGAATTGATTCGCTATAATTTATCTGACAACTACAGTGGATTAACTTGCTTAGTAGCAGGAGAAATCTACCGCCATGGCAACGAGTGGAAGTTTGCTGCGATAGGTAGTGGTACGAATGCAGCAAGCTTAAGTGAAGTTGTTCGTTCATATAGTTAA